Proteins encoded by one window of Enterobacter hormaechei subsp. xiangfangensis:
- a CDS encoding type II toxin-antitoxin system HipA family toxin gives METLTVQAYLNETWTDIALIKYPGSEKNDWNITQLDYLTEYAINFLDYDDFHAVSVNHPVSLFFDDHGQPGWLRFIDDIIPAGASRRYWINALDISELPVGQQNFLLLKFGTMSPVGNLRIKESVPEWNKFASTKTFTVADVIDRAADFLDYAQERGAAAGGATGAGGEAPKLLLRCSETDAIWIDTWQNEPDNRDRYYLVKYPRGNRTEVDCNILRAEFHYYHELNAMGFSTIPVETMRLEEGSHYPSLWLPRFDIVRNEQDQLVRLGMESVYSLLQKAPGTLLDHETTLRALINKITSSHMVQQQGYQFDIPGFVTEWVRRDLLNIIFGNSDNHGRNTAFVKAENQIMLSPVYDFAPMKADPEGIPRTLKWSLSCESGGDYNFNTIAQTLAEWIPPATLLDALHETAVQLIDLPERLAARGVPEQIMEMPAMGFRYIPDKLSRWGLL, from the coding sequence ATGGAGACGTTAACCGTACAGGCATATCTGAACGAAACATGGACGGATATCGCTCTCATCAAATATCCTGGAAGTGAAAAAAATGACTGGAATATCACGCAGTTAGACTATCTTACTGAGTATGCGATTAATTTTCTCGACTATGATGATTTTCACGCAGTCTCAGTCAATCACCCTGTATCACTCTTTTTTGATGACCATGGCCAACCGGGCTGGCTGCGATTTATCGACGATATCATTCCCGCCGGAGCAAGCCGCCGTTACTGGATTAATGCGCTCGACATCAGTGAGTTACCCGTTGGCCAGCAAAATTTCTTATTGCTGAAATTTGGCACAATGTCCCCTGTGGGGAATTTGCGCATAAAGGAATCCGTCCCAGAATGGAATAAATTCGCCAGCACTAAAACGTTTACGGTTGCGGACGTCATCGATCGTGCGGCCGATTTTCTGGATTATGCCCAGGAAAGAGGCGCGGCGGCGGGTGGTGCAACCGGTGCTGGCGGTGAAGCGCCTAAACTTTTGCTGCGCTGTAGTGAAACTGATGCCATCTGGATCGATACCTGGCAAAACGAGCCGGATAACCGGGACCGCTATTATTTGGTTAAATATCCACGCGGTAACAGGACAGAAGTGGATTGTAATATTCTGCGAGCTGAATTCCATTATTATCATGAGCTTAACGCGATGGGTTTTTCCACGATCCCAGTGGAAACAATGCGCCTTGAAGAAGGTAGCCATTACCCGTCTCTGTGGTTACCGCGTTTCGACATAGTGAGAAATGAGCAGGACCAACTGGTCAGGCTGGGTATGGAATCGGTGTATTCGCTATTACAAAAGGCACCCGGCACCCTCCTTGATCATGAGACAACGTTGCGCGCGTTAATTAATAAAATCACCTCCAGCCATATGGTCCAGCAGCAGGGTTATCAGTTTGATATTCCGGGATTTGTAACAGAATGGGTGCGTCGCGATCTGCTAAATATTATTTTTGGAAATAGTGACAACCATGGGCGAAATACCGCCTTTGTGAAGGCTGAAAATCAAATTATGCTCTCCCCTGTATATGACTTTGCGCCGATGAAAGCCGATCCTGAAGGGATACCAAGAACCCTGAAGTGGTCATTATCTTGCGAATCAGGGGGGGATTATAATTTCAACACTATCGCACAAACGCTGGCGGAGTGGATCCCTCCCGCAACATTACTTGATGCTCTGCATGAAACAGCCGTTCAGCTTATTGATCTCCCGGAAAGGCTGGCGGCGCGAGGCGTTCCCGAACAGATAATGGAAATGCCCGCGATGGGTTTTCGCTACATCCCGGATAAACTTTCCCGTTGGGGTTTATTATGA
- a CDS encoding helix-turn-helix transcriptional regulator, with protein sequence MKTPNEAESELLQTLAQVRSVNKKRHHDEAEEPDKPSVVKRQRVTQGLTRISTLDRQAVLHAAIRDILLGKITQGEALKRLRVEVLGLKQDEYAKLVSVSRKTLSDVENNRGNYSADVINKIFKPFGLQTGLVPVSKSLIASLFS encoded by the coding sequence ATGAAAACACCTAATGAAGCTGAATCAGAGCTTTTACAGACATTAGCTCAAGTACGCAGCGTAAATAAAAAGCGACATCATGACGAGGCGGAAGAGCCGGATAAACCATCGGTAGTGAAGAGGCAACGCGTTACACAAGGCTTAACGCGGATTAGTACTCTCGATCGCCAGGCTGTACTGCATGCAGCCATACGGGACATTTTGCTGGGGAAAATCACACAGGGAGAGGCGCTGAAAAGGCTCAGGGTCGAGGTGTTAGGGCTGAAGCAGGATGAATATGCAAAGCTGGTCAGCGTATCCCGGAAAACATTGTCGGATGTAGAAAATAACAGAGGCAATTATTCCGCTGACGTCATAAATAAAATCTTTAAACCCTTTGGGCTTCAAACCGGACTAGTGCCCGTTTCAAAATCGCTTATCGCTTCACTTTTCTCATAA
- the mglC gene encoding galactose/methyl galactoside ABC transporter permease MglC, with protein MSALNKKSFLTYLKEGGIYVVLLVLLAIIIFQDPTFLSLLNLSNILTQSSVRIIIALGVAGLIVTQGTDLSAGRQVGLAAVIAATLLQSMENANKVFPEMATMPIFVVILIVCAIGAVIGLINGIIIAYLNVTPFITTLGTMIIVYGINSLYYDFVGASPISGFDSGFSTFTQGFVALGSFRLSYITFYALIAVAFVWILWNKTRFGKNIFAIGGNPEAAKVSGVNVALNLLMIYALSGVFYAFGGMLEAGRIGSATNNLGFMYELDAIAACVVGGVSFSGGVGTVLGVVTGVIIFTVINYGLTYIGVNPYWQYIIKGAIIIFAVALDSLKYARKK; from the coding sequence ATGAGTGCGTTAAATAAAAAAAGTTTTCTCACTTATCTGAAAGAAGGCGGTATTTACGTTGTTCTTTTAGTCTTGCTGGCGATTATTATTTTCCAGGACCCTACGTTCTTAAGTCTGCTGAACTTGAGTAACATTCTGACCCAGTCTTCCGTACGTATTATTATCGCGCTTGGCGTGGCGGGACTTATCGTTACCCAGGGGACTGACCTTTCGGCAGGGCGCCAGGTGGGTCTGGCGGCGGTCATTGCGGCGACCCTGTTGCAGTCGATGGAAAACGCCAACAAGGTATTCCCGGAGATGGCGACCATGCCGATTTTCGTGGTGATCCTGATCGTGTGTGCCATCGGCGCGGTAATTGGCCTGATTAACGGCATCATCATTGCTTACCTGAACGTGACGCCATTCATCACTACGCTTGGCACGATGATCATCGTTTATGGTATCAACTCCCTGTACTACGATTTCGTCGGCGCGTCTCCAATCTCTGGCTTCGACAGCGGCTTCTCGACCTTCACGCAGGGGTTTGTTGCGCTCGGCAGCTTCCGTCTCTCCTATATCACCTTCTATGCGCTGATTGCGGTGGCATTCGTCTGGATCCTGTGGAACAAAACCCGCTTCGGTAAAAACATCTTTGCTATCGGCGGTAACCCGGAAGCGGCGAAGGTCTCCGGGGTCAACGTGGCTCTGAACCTGCTGATGATTTATGCCCTGTCCGGGGTCTTCTACGCCTTCGGCGGGATGCTGGAAGCAGGCCGTATCGGCTCTGCAACCAACAACCTCGGCTTTATGTACGAACTGGATGCGATTGCGGCCTGCGTGGTTGGCGGCGTCTCCTTCAGCGGCGGCGTGGGTACCGTGCTGGGCGTGGTGACCGGTGTGATCATCTTCACCGTTATCAACTACGGCCTGACCTACATCGGTGTGAACCCGTACTGGCAGTACATTATCAAGGGTGCGATCATCATCTTCGCGGTTGCCCTGGATTCACTGAAGTACGCGCGTAAGAAATAA
- the mglA gene encoding galactose/methyl galactoside ABC transporter ATP-binding protein MglA has product MVSTTTQSSGEYLLEMTGVNKSFPGVKALDNVNLKVRPHSIHALMGENGAGKSTLLKCLFGIYQKDSGSILFQGKEIDFHSAKEALENGISMVHQELNLVLQRSVMDNMWLGRYPTKGVFVDQDKMYRDTKAIFDELDIDIDPRARVGTLSVSQMQMIEIAKAFSYDAKIVIMDEPTSSLTEKEVNHLFTIIRKLKDRGCGIVYISHKMEEIFQLCDEITILRDGQWIATQPLEGLDMDKIIAMMVGRSLNQRFPDKENKPGEVILEVRNLTSLRQPSIRDVSFDLHKGEILGIAGLVGAKRTDIVETLFGIREKAEGTITLHGKKINNHNANEAINNGFALVTEERRSTGIYAYLDINFNSLISNIRNYKNKVGLLDNSRMKSDTQWVIDSMRVKTPGHRTQIGSLSGGNQQKVIIGRWLLTQPEILMLDEPTRGIDVGAKFEIYQLIAELAKKDKGIIIISSEMPELLGITDRILVMSNGLVAGIVETKTTTQNEILRLASLHL; this is encoded by the coding sequence ATGGTCAGCACAACTACTCAGTCGTCCGGTGAATACTTGTTGGAAATGACCGGTGTCAATAAGTCATTCCCCGGTGTTAAGGCGCTCGATAATGTTAATTTAAAAGTTCGTCCTCACTCTATTCATGCATTAATGGGTGAAAACGGTGCGGGTAAATCAACATTATTAAAATGCCTTTTTGGGATCTATCAAAAAGATTCTGGCAGCATTCTTTTTCAGGGAAAAGAGATCGACTTCCATTCAGCGAAAGAAGCGCTGGAGAACGGTATCTCGATGGTACACCAGGAATTAAACCTGGTCCTGCAACGTTCAGTTATGGATAATATGTGGTTGGGTCGTTATCCAACCAAAGGTGTCTTTGTCGATCAGGATAAAATGTATCGCGACACCAAAGCCATTTTTGATGAGCTGGATATTGATATCGACCCGCGCGCCCGCGTCGGGACATTATCCGTTTCCCAGATGCAGATGATCGAAATTGCCAAAGCGTTCTCCTATGATGCGAAAATTGTGATCATGGATGAACCGACATCGTCATTAACGGAAAAAGAGGTTAACCACCTTTTTACCATTATTCGTAAGCTGAAAGATCGCGGCTGTGGCATTGTCTATATCTCACATAAAATGGAAGAGATCTTCCAGCTGTGCGATGAAATCACCATCCTGCGCGACGGTCAGTGGATTGCCACCCAGCCGCTGGAAGGGCTGGACATGGACAAGATCATCGCCATGATGGTTGGCCGTTCTCTGAACCAGCGCTTCCCGGATAAAGAAAACAAGCCAGGCGAAGTGATTCTGGAGGTGCGTAACCTGACCTCGCTGCGTCAGCCGTCTATCCGCGATGTCTCTTTCGATCTGCACAAGGGGGAGATCCTTGGCATCGCAGGGCTGGTGGGCGCTAAGCGCACCGATATCGTGGAAACCCTGTTTGGTATCCGTGAGAAAGCCGAAGGCACCATTACGCTGCACGGTAAGAAGATCAACAACCACAACGCCAACGAAGCCATTAATAATGGCTTTGCGCTGGTGACGGAAGAGCGTCGTTCCACCGGTATTTACGCTTATCTGGATATTAACTTTAACTCGTTAATTTCTAATATTCGCAATTACAAAAACAAGGTCGGGCTGCTGGATAATTCCCGCATGAAGAGCGATACCCAGTGGGTGATTGACTCCATGCGCGTGAAAACGCCGGGCCACCGCACGCAAATTGGCTCACTTTCGGGAGGAAACCAGCAGAAAGTCATTATTGGTCGCTGGCTATTAACCCAGCCTGAAATTCTGATGCTGGATGAACCTACGCGCGGTATCGACGTGGGTGCAAAATTCGAGATTTATCAGCTTATCGCAGAGCTGGCGAAAAAAGATAAAGGGATCATTATTATTTCTTCCGAAATGCCGGAATTGTTAGGGATCACAGACCGTATTCTGGTTATGAGCAATGGTCTCGTTGCCGGTATTGTTGAAACCAAAACGACAACGCAAAACGAAATTTTGCGTCTTGCGTCTTTGCACCTTTAA
- the mglB gene encoding galactose/glucose ABC transporter substrate-binding protein MglB has protein sequence MNKKVLTLSAVMASMLFGAAAHAADTRIGVTIYKYDDNFMSVVRKAIEKDAKSVPDVQLLMNDSQNDQSKQNDQIDVLLAKGVKALAINLVDPAAAGTVIEKARGQNVPIVFFNKEPSRKALDSYDKAYYVGTDSKESGIIQGDLIAKHWAANPNWDLNKDGQIQFVLLKGEPGHPDAEARTTYVIKELNDKGLKTQQLALDTAMWDTAQAKDKMDAWLSGPNANKIEVVIANNDAMAMGAVEALKAHNKSAIPVFGVDALPEALALVKSGAMAGTVLNDANNQAKATFDLAKNLADGKGAADGTNWKIDNKIVRVPYVGVDQSNLAEFIGK, from the coding sequence ATGAATAAGAAGGTGTTGACTCTGTCTGCTGTCATGGCAAGCATGCTTTTTGGCGCAGCAGCACACGCAGCGGATACCCGTATTGGCGTGACTATCTATAAATACGACGATAACTTCATGTCCGTTGTGCGTAAAGCAATTGAAAAAGATGCTAAATCAGTGCCAGACGTGCAGCTGCTGATGAATGACTCCCAGAATGACCAGTCCAAACAGAACGATCAGATTGACGTTCTTCTGGCAAAAGGCGTGAAAGCGCTGGCTATTAACCTGGTTGACCCGGCTGCGGCAGGCACGGTGATCGAGAAAGCGCGCGGCCAGAACGTGCCAATTGTCTTCTTCAACAAAGAACCTTCCCGTAAAGCGCTGGACAGCTACGACAAAGCGTATTACGTGGGTACCGACTCCAAAGAGTCCGGGATTATCCAGGGCGATCTGATTGCGAAACACTGGGCGGCGAACCCAAACTGGGATCTGAACAAAGATGGTCAGATTCAGTTCGTTCTGCTGAAAGGCGAACCGGGCCATCCGGATGCTGAAGCACGTACCACCTACGTTATTAAAGAGCTGAACGACAAGGGCCTTAAAACCCAGCAGCTGGCGTTAGACACCGCAATGTGGGACACCGCTCAGGCGAAAGATAAGATGGACGCGTGGCTGTCCGGCCCTAACGCCAACAAAATTGAAGTGGTCATTGCCAACAACGATGCGATGGCAATGGGTGCGGTAGAAGCGCTGAAAGCACACAACAAATCCGCCATTCCTGTATTCGGTGTGGATGCCCTGCCAGAAGCGCTGGCGCTGGTGAAATCTGGCGCTATGGCCGGTACCGTGCTGAACGATGCTAACAACCAGGCGAAAGCCACCTTCGATCTGGCGAAAAACCTGGCCGATGGTAAAGGTGCCGCTGACGGGACTAACTGGAAAATTGACAACAAAATCGTTCGCGTTCCCTACGTGGGCGTAGACCAGTCCAACCTGGCTGAGTTTATCGGTAAATAA
- the galS gene encoding HTH-type transcriptional regulator GalS — protein MITIRDVARQAGVSVATVSRVLNNSALVSPETRETVMKAVTQLGYRPNANAQALATQVSDTIGVVVMDVSDAFFGALVKAVDVVAQQHQKYVLIGNSYHEAEKERYAIEVLIRQRCNALIVHSKALSDEELAGFMEQIPGMVLINRIVPGYAHRCVSLDNISGAMMATRMLISNGHQRIGYLASSHGIEDDMMRREGWQNALKEQGIAPLESWVGTGSPDMQGGEAAMVELLGRNLQLTAVFAYNDSMAAGALTALKDNGIAVPQHLSLIGFDDIPIARYTDPQLTTVRYPIASMAKLATELALQGAAGLLDPDATHCFMPTLVRRHSVAIRQTVAPITN, from the coding sequence ATGATCACCATTCGTGACGTCGCCCGCCAGGCGGGTGTTTCTGTTGCTACTGTCTCCCGTGTGCTGAACAACAGTGCGCTGGTCAGCCCTGAAACGCGTGAAACCGTAATGAAAGCCGTGACCCAGCTGGGGTACCGGCCAAACGCCAATGCCCAGGCGCTGGCGACGCAGGTCAGCGATACCATTGGCGTAGTGGTGATGGACGTGTCGGACGCTTTCTTCGGCGCGCTGGTCAAAGCGGTGGATGTGGTTGCCCAGCAGCACCAGAAATATGTGCTGATTGGCAACAGCTATCACGAGGCTGAAAAAGAGCGTTATGCCATTGAGGTACTGATCCGCCAGCGCTGTAACGCCCTGATTGTGCACTCTAAAGCCCTGAGCGATGAAGAGCTGGCCGGGTTTATGGAGCAGATCCCCGGCATGGTGCTGATCAATCGTATCGTCCCCGGCTACGCGCATCGCTGCGTCAGTCTGGATAACATCAGCGGCGCGATGATGGCGACGCGGATGCTCATCAGCAACGGCCATCAGCGCATAGGTTATCTGGCTTCCAGCCACGGTATTGAAGACGACATGATGCGCCGCGAGGGCTGGCAAAACGCCCTGAAAGAGCAGGGCATTGCGCCGCTGGAGAGCTGGGTAGGTACCGGTTCGCCGGACATGCAGGGCGGTGAAGCGGCAATGGTTGAACTGCTGGGGCGTAATCTTCAGCTGACGGCCGTGTTTGCCTATAACGACAGCATGGCGGCAGGTGCGCTTACCGCGCTGAAAGATAATGGCATTGCGGTACCGCAGCATTTATCGCTGATCGGTTTTGATGATATCCCCATTGCCCGTTACACCGATCCGCAGCTGACAACGGTACGTTATCCCATTGCGTCGATGGCGAAACTGGCGACAGAGCTGGCGTTACAGGGGGCGGCTGGGCTGTTAGATCCTGACGCAACGCATTGTTTTATGCCGACTTTAGTACGCCGCCATTCGGTCGCTATCCGGCAAACTGTGGCTCCGATCACTAACTGA
- the yeiB gene encoding DUF418 domain-containing protein YeiB, with amino-acid sequence MERNVTLDFVRGVAILGILLLNISAFGLPKAAYLNPAWYGDITRSDAWTWAILDLFAQVKFLTLFALLFGAGLQLLLKRGTRWIQSRLTLLVILGFIHGLLFWDGDILLAYGLVGLICWRLIRDAPGVKSLFNTGVMLYVMGLAVLLLLGMIADDSTSRSWIPDAANLQYEQFWKLKGGMEAIGNRADMLGDNLLALGAQYGWQLAGMMLMGAALMRTGWLKGEFSLRHYRRTGAGLVLLGVIINLPAVMMQWHLQWDYRWCAFLLQVPRELSAPFQTIGYAALIYGFWPQLSRLWIVSAVACVGRIALSNYILQTLICTTLFYRFGLFMKFDRLTLLAFVIPVWIVNVVFSVVWLRFFRQGPLEWAWRQLTARASDVSLRNTSR; translated from the coding sequence ATGGAGCGAAACGTCACGCTCGATTTTGTTCGCGGCGTCGCCATTCTCGGTATCCTGCTGCTGAATATCAGCGCCTTCGGTCTGCCGAAGGCCGCCTATCTGAATCCTGCGTGGTATGGCGACATCACGCGTAGCGACGCCTGGACGTGGGCAATCCTCGATCTCTTTGCACAGGTGAAATTCCTGACCCTCTTTGCGCTTCTGTTTGGCGCGGGACTTCAGCTTCTCCTCAAACGCGGTACGCGCTGGATCCAGTCGCGTTTAACGCTGCTGGTTATCCTCGGTTTTATTCACGGGCTGCTTTTCTGGGACGGCGATATTCTGCTCGCGTATGGTCTGGTGGGCCTGATTTGCTGGCGGCTGATCCGCGACGCACCCGGTGTGAAAAGCCTGTTTAACACCGGCGTGATGCTCTATGTCATGGGACTGGCCGTGTTATTGCTGCTTGGCATGATTGCCGATGATTCCACCAGTCGTTCATGGATCCCGGATGCGGCCAACCTGCAATATGAGCAGTTCTGGAAGCTGAAAGGCGGCATGGAAGCGATCGGCAACCGGGCCGATATGCTCGGCGATAACCTGCTGGCGCTGGGCGCGCAATACGGCTGGCAGCTGGCGGGGATGATGCTGATGGGTGCAGCCCTGATGCGCACCGGCTGGCTGAAAGGGGAATTTAGCCTGCGACACTATCGTCGTACGGGTGCAGGGCTGGTGCTGCTCGGCGTGATCATCAACCTCCCGGCGGTGATGATGCAGTGGCATCTACAATGGGATTACCGTTGGTGTGCGTTCCTGTTGCAGGTGCCGCGCGAACTGAGCGCGCCGTTCCAGACCATTGGCTATGCGGCGCTGATCTATGGCTTCTGGCCCCAGCTTTCTCGCCTGTGGATCGTCAGTGCGGTGGCCTGCGTTGGGCGGATTGCGTTAAGCAATTACATCCTGCAAACGCTGATATGCACCACGCTTTTCTACCGATTCGGCCTGTTTATGAAATTCGATCGCCTGACGCTACTGGCGTTTGTTATTCCGGTCTGGATTGTTAACGTGGTGTTTTCAGTTGTCTGGCTGCGTTTTTTCCGTCAGGGCCCGCTGGAATGGGCATGGCGACAGTTAACCGCTCGTGCTTCGGACGTGTCATTGCGTAATACATCCAGATAA
- the folE gene encoding GTP cyclohydrolase I FolE: protein MSSLSKEAALVHEALVARGLETPLRPPVQELDNVTRKRLIAGHMTEIMQLLNLDLSDDSLMETPHRIAKMYVDEIFSGLDYANFPKITVIENKMKVDEMVTVRDITLTSTCEHHFVTIDGKATVAYIPKDTVIGLSKINRIVQFFAQRPQVQERLTQQILTALQTLLGTNNVAVSIDAVHYCVKARGVRDATSATTTTSLGGLFKSSQNTRQEFLRAVRHHN, encoded by the coding sequence ATGTCATCACTCAGTAAAGAAGCAGCCCTTGTCCATGAAGCGCTGGTTGCGCGCGGTCTTGAAACGCCACTGCGCCCGCCCGTGCAGGAGCTGGACAATGTTACCCGCAAGCGTCTGATCGCCGGCCATATGACGGAGATCATGCAACTGCTGAATCTCGATCTGAGCGACGACAGCCTGATGGAGACGCCGCACCGCATCGCGAAGATGTACGTCGACGAAATTTTCTCCGGCCTGGATTACGCGAACTTCCCGAAAATCACCGTCATTGAAAATAAGATGAAGGTCGATGAGATGGTGACGGTACGCGATATCACGCTGACCAGCACCTGCGAGCATCACTTTGTGACCATCGATGGTAAAGCGACGGTGGCCTATATTCCAAAAGATACGGTCATTGGCCTGTCCAAGATCAACCGCATCGTGCAGTTCTTTGCCCAGCGTCCGCAGGTGCAGGAACGTCTGACGCAGCAGATCCTGACCGCACTGCAAACCCTGTTGGGGACTAACAATGTGGCGGTGTCTATCGACGCGGTGCACTACTGCGTGAAAGCGCGCGGCGTGCGTGATGCTACCAGCGCAACCACCACCACTTCGCTGGGCGGCCTGTTCAAATCGAGCCAGAACACCCGCCAGGAGTTCCTGCGCGCCGTGCGTCACCACAACTAA
- a CDS encoding YbfB/YjiJ family MFS transporter, whose protein sequence is MSLRIALSGFVVLVVAMGIGRFAFTPQVPLMIAAGQLTLTSAGLVAAMNYLGYLVGAWDAMRAHRFVETRLWLGITGAVALTLLSAAAENAVVHGLLRFVIGCMSGWSMVLIAAWTNERLGQLGKPGLSAAVFAGPGAGIALSGLLAVYIQAKSLSAGAAWQIYGVLALVLIVLVARYLPRAGQLHRPGTAPEPLLLTADLRRLVWSYSLAGFGYILPATFLSQMAAVRFPGSLFAQFVWPIFGAASVVGIALSIALRHTSSANRRLAIVLWLQGIGVLAAWLLPGIGGLLTGGLLVGGGFLCAVQLSLLYGRELAPDHTRYMAGLLTTGYAIGQLVGPVTSALSTWLTHRLEPALGLAGIALFVGGALVWNRQAERQQQLQ, encoded by the coding sequence ATGTCGCTGCGTATCGCGCTCAGCGGATTTGTGGTTCTGGTCGTGGCGATGGGGATAGGACGCTTCGCCTTCACGCCTCAGGTGCCGCTGATGATAGCCGCCGGGCAACTCACGCTTACCAGCGCGGGGCTGGTGGCGGCAATGAACTATCTGGGCTATCTGGTGGGGGCATGGGATGCCATGCGTGCCCATCGCTTCGTTGAAACGCGCCTCTGGCTTGGCATCACCGGTGCGGTGGCGCTGACGCTGCTCTCCGCGGCGGCAGAGAATGCCGTCGTTCACGGTCTGCTGCGCTTTGTGATCGGATGCATGAGCGGCTGGTCGATGGTGCTGATTGCCGCCTGGACCAACGAGCGGCTGGGGCAGCTGGGCAAACCGGGACTCAGTGCGGCCGTCTTTGCCGGACCCGGGGCCGGCATCGCCCTGAGCGGCCTGCTGGCGGTCTATATTCAGGCGAAATCCTTGTCCGCCGGGGCGGCATGGCAAATCTACGGCGTACTGGCGCTGGTGCTGATCGTACTGGTGGCGCGCTACCTGCCGCGCGCAGGTCAGCTTCATCGCCCTGGTACCGCGCCTGAGCCGTTGCTGCTGACTGCGGATCTCCGGCGTCTGGTCTGGAGCTACAGCCTGGCAGGGTTCGGCTATATCCTCCCGGCGACCTTTTTATCGCAAATGGCGGCGGTGCGTTTTCCCGGCAGCCTGTTTGCCCAGTTTGTCTGGCCAATATTTGGCGCCGCCTCGGTGGTGGGGATTGCGCTGAGCATTGCCCTGCGGCATACATCAAGCGCTAACCGCAGGCTGGCGATTGTTCTTTGGTTACAGGGGATTGGCGTGCTGGCGGCCTGGTTGCTGCCGGGCATAGGCGGCTTGCTGACGGGTGGGCTGCTGGTGGGCGGCGGGTTCCTCTGCGCCGTGCAGCTCTCTCTTCTGTACGGTCGCGAGCTGGCGCCAGACCACACGCGTTACATGGCGGGACTGCTAACCACCGGGTATGCCATTGGTCAGCTGGTGGGTCCGGTCACGTCGGCTCTGTCGACCTGGCTCACGCACCGTCTGGAACCTGCGCTGGGGCTGGCGGGGATCGCGCTGTTCGTTGGCGGAGCGTTAGTCTGGAACCGTCAGGCTGAAAGGCAACAGCAATTGCAATAA
- the fghA gene encoding S-formylglutathione hydrolase — protein sequence MELLEEHRCFEGRQQRWRHDSTTLNCAMTFSIFLPPADNPSVLYWLSGLTCNDENFTTKAGAQRIAAELGIALVMPDTSPRGEDVADDAGYDLGKGAGFYLNATEQPWASHYRMYDYIRDELPALVHSQFAVSERCAISGHSMGGHGALIMALKNPGKYTSVSAFAPIVNPTQVPWGQKAFRHYLGEDVKKWQEWDSCALMLASQSEDAIPMLVDQGDADQFLAGQLQPAVLAEAARQKDWPLTLRIQPGYDHSYYFMASFIEDHLRFHAEHLFR from the coding sequence ATGGAACTGCTCGAAGAGCATCGTTGTTTTGAAGGTCGACAGCAGCGCTGGCGGCACGACTCCACCACGCTGAATTGTGCTATGACGTTCAGCATTTTCCTGCCCCCTGCGGACAATCCATCGGTGCTGTACTGGCTTTCAGGCCTGACCTGCAACGACGAAAACTTCACCACCAAAGCGGGCGCCCAGCGTATTGCCGCCGAACTGGGCATTGCGCTGGTGATGCCAGATACCAGCCCGCGTGGCGAGGACGTGGCCGACGATGCCGGATACGATTTGGGTAAAGGCGCTGGCTTCTATCTCAACGCCACGGAACAACCGTGGGCGAGCCATTACCGCATGTATGACTACATTCGCGATGAACTGCCTGCCCTGGTGCACTCTCAGTTCGCGGTCAGCGAGCGCTGCGCGATAAGCGGACATTCGATGGGTGGCCACGGGGCGCTGATAATGGCGCTGAAAAATCCGGGGAAATACACCAGCGTGTCCGCATTTGCGCCGATTGTGAACCCAACGCAGGTGCCTTGGGGGCAAAAAGCCTTTAGGCACTATCTGGGTGAAGATGTAAAGAAATGGCAGGAATGGGATAGCTGCGCGCTGATGCTGGCGAGCCAGTCAGAAGACGCTATCCCGATGCTGGTGGATCAGGGTGATGCCGATCAGTTCCTCGCCGGGCAGTTACAGCCTGCGGTGCTGGCGGAAGCCGCGCGCCAGAAGGACTGGCCGCTAACGCTGCGCATTCAACCGGGATACGACCACAGCTATTACTTCATGGCGTCCTTTATTGAGGATCATCTCCGCTTCCATGCGGAACATCTGTTCAGGTAA